A stretch of DNA from Triticum dicoccoides isolate Atlit2015 ecotype Zavitan chromosome 2A, WEW_v2.0, whole genome shotgun sequence:
TTATCTGAGGTCTTATTGGGCATCCCTAGAAGTATATATCATATTTTAAATAGTTGAGACTGAATTTAACATTTGAACAGTTAGTCCACATGAAGAGGAGTATGCAGAATTATACATGTCTACCCACACAAAAAACATTGGAACTGCTGGAACTTTCCATATATGACCTAAGAGTTCAGATAAAAAAGCATCGAGTAATCAAGTTATCACTATGTAAATTAAAAATATTTATTCAGGCAAAGAGGGACCAGGAACCAGTACGATTCTTTCTCAAAACATGTCAAAGCAAAGGAACCAAAATTACTTGCTAAGATTTTCAACAATAACTGTACAAAAATATCGATGGACACAAAATTGTGCTGAGTACCAAACTGAATTAAGTCGTGCAAGTTTGCCTGAATAAAGCATTGCCACAGAAGGAGCACGAGCAACCATGTCAGGTGCTTAGGACAAAATTGTGCACTGAGCAAGGATCAAACTAGTAAACTTGGAAGGAAGGATCCATACTAACCATTTCAACGACTCAACCAAAATTATTCACTCAAAATAAGACTGAAAGAAAGCACGATGACATGTGTACCAACACCTGTTTTGTCATAAAGAAAGCAGGATGTCTAGCCATTGCTGTACTGATTCTGTAGTGTCATTCCAGATAATATCTTAGGAGCAACTATCTGTTCCTAATTGCAACCATGCCTCTCTTGGTTCTAAAAAAATGCAAACTGGAAGTAAACGAGGGGTATAAAATATACTAGTCATATAGCAAAGATTCTCCATAGTTTGGAACTTAAACATGATGCTAAAGGCAAGATAATAGACACCAGAGGTGCTCTGCTACCATCCAAATTGTTCAGTTCTACAAGCAGCACTAAAAAGACCAACTAAGAACAAAAGACAAGGCTCGTACAGAATAGATGGTCCATTGGCAAAGCAAACCAGCAGTGTAGAACATCGAGATTAAGCACTGCATCCTACAGTCCTACGAAAAATGGAGGCTCCTGATTTTCACTATCTTCTTCTCTCATCTCATGGGACAGTGGAAGGGGAATAACGCTCCCCTGGAGGTAATGCTTGGTAACCCACAAGTCGATTTCTTGGTCATCTTTGCTCTTCACATATCCTAAGAACTTGCCATCTATGTCAAAATGCAACACACGCCTACAAGTGAACTGGACCAGCAGCACACCCTCATTGAGAGCAGCCATCCTAGGGCTCATTATCACCTCTGGATAAACAAGCGCTGATGGATCCACCCCAGTCAAATTAATCCGATGCTTGAAAGACCAGGTCTTAACATCATAGTCCTGTAACACCCAGACATCTACGGTGCGTTTGTCACTGCTGATGCTGCACAAAGCAAGAGTGTCATTCATCTCCAGCAATGACTCCTGTAAGCAGTTGGACAATCCGGCAGGACGAGACATCAACCGAAATGTTTCAGCTGATGTGTTGAACACCATTATGTAGTCGGCATCCCAGCCGTGGTATCTTCTAAGTCTCCAGTGCAGGCCCCCACGGTGGTGGACTGGTGGATACTGGGACGAACCAGGCAGACCCCTGCGTAAAGCCAGCTCCAAGGAATGCGACGAGGATGTTGGTTGTGGGATGCATCCTTGTCTGATGCATCTTGTATTATCGCATCCCACCGCTATGACGTAGTAGAAAGTTCTGTAATTTGCGTCGTATGGATTGTAGATTTTCGTCGGCCTAGAGATCCATAGCACTCGGAATTCTCCTCCGGATGGTTGGTGCCGGTAGAAGCCAACAATCTGGTGGTCAAAACCCCGTTGGGCCTGAGGCTTCGCTAGGGGAGCACACTTACGGGTGACCGGATTGCAGATGAACTTATCCGCCATGGATCCATGGGAGACGATGAGGAGGCCATCACACGCGGCCTCGAGTTCACCGTAGTCGCAGGTCTGGACGACAGGGCAGAGCTTTTGCTGGCCTGCGCCGGCATCAAACGAAAACAGGAGGCAGGTTTTGTGCAGCTCGACGACGAGGCTGAGGATCGGGAGAAAGGGCTGGTGGCGGTGGTTTTCCAGCATGAACTTGTCGGTGGAGGTGGCGTTGTGCCACCACCTGCGGACGGCGCGGCAGCGGAGGATGTCCTTGGGCGGCAAACGGATGAGAATCTCTTCCACAACGATCCACTCGGGGAGGTCGTCCAGGACGGTCGCGCCTCCGCTGTCTGGCATGGTGACTGGTCGCCGGTGCTCCGTCAGATCAGATTCCAGTGAACTGTAAGAATAAAAAGGGGAAACGTAAGGATGGCGCGTGACGGATCTCTGGCGCACGGAGAGGCGAGAAGGTTTACTTGGGGCGGGGCGGACGATGGCGGGCTATGGCAGCATTGCGAACCCCCTGCGGCGGCGGTGCTGATTTCCAGCGACTCTGAACACAAAGACAAGAACGATTTGAGGGAAAACAAATCGATAGATGGAGACGAAAATGAATCAGAACGCGGCGGGCAGCGTGCTCCGAGATCACCTCGCACGGCCGGTTTGGGCAGCGAATCTGTTTACCGGCGTCGGGGAAGAGGGCACCCCGGCGAGATATCACGGTGTTCCAGCGGGATATGTTAGGAATTTGAGGGGGGCGGCGGTGATAGGGTTTGGGTGTCCCTTGTTCGGTTGTTCCCGTCTGGCCCTTTTTCACACTGAATAATGAAATAAGCTTTTAAAGAATCAAATAATGCGAAAGTGCCCTTCTACACCTGAGCTCAAATGAGTTCGGGATGAACAGTAACTTAAAAGCATTTAAAAATGTTCAAGAAAATCTGAATTTTTTATTggcaaactttgacaaatgttcaaAAAGTTTGCAAATTTTCATCACGAAATCACATTTGtgaaagtcgtggcaaaaaaaacaaaatcagtgcTACAAAATGCTTTCGAAAGTAGCATTTTCGGAGtattgattttgtttttttgcccgactTTCATAAATGTGATTTCGCGATGAAATTGTGCAACCTCTTAGAATATTTGTCAAAGTTTGCCGGAAAAAATCAGGTTTTTTTACATTTTTAAAATGTTTTTCGATTTTACTATTCACCCAGCTCAAATGAGCTCAGGCACAAAAACTTCACGTCCCAAATAATGCAGCTACAACCTACAAGTACCTAATGCACGGCATTGTGTAAGAAAACCCCGATTTGAGGGGTGGATCGTTCACCTCTCCACCTATTGGATCGCGGACCACATGGTTGTTTGATCGACCCGTCGTCATCCTCCCACTCATTCCCCTCACAAAAATAAGCCGCTTGCTCCTTGGGAGTGAGAGTCGACGTCGATCTACCTCCTCACGGCACTGCACGTATTTTGTCGCCCACCCTGTCTTCCACCACTCATGCTTCATCACTGCTTGTCGGGTCGTCTTGCAGCCTGGACATCTTCCATGGGTCCATGGGAGACGATGAGGAGACCGTCGCACGCGGCCTGGAGTTTACGGTAGTCGTAGGTCCGGATGACAGGGCAGAGCTTTTGC
This window harbors:
- the LOC119358920 gene encoding F-box protein At5g18160-like is translated as MPDSGGATVLDDLPEWIVVEEILIRLPPKDILRCRAVRRWWHNATSTDKFMLENHRHQPFLPILSLVVELHKTCLLFSFDAGAGQQKLCPVVQTCDYGELEAACDGLLIVSHGSMADKFICNPVTRKCAPLAKPQAQRGFDHQIVGFYRHQPSGGEFRVLWISRPTKIYNPYDANYRTFYYVIAVGCDNTRCIRQGCIPQPTSSSHSLELALRRGLPGSSQYPPVHHRGGLHWRLRRYHGWDADYIMVFNTSAETFRLMSRPAGLSNCLQESLLEMNDTLALCSISSDKRTVDVWVLQDYDVKTWSFKHRINLTGVDPSALVYPEVIMSPRMAALNEGVLLVQFTCRRVLHFDIDGKFLGYVKSKDDQEIDLWVTKHYLQGSVIPLPLSHEMREEDSENQEPPFFVGL